GCCGGGGTGGAGCGCCTGACGGACGCCGGGCACTTCGTGACCGGCCGGGCCCTGCAACCGGTGGAGAGCGCCACCAGCGTGCGCCTGCGCGACGGCGAGCTGCTGGTCTCCGACGGCCCCTTCGCCGAGACCAAGGAGCAGCTGGCGGGCTTCTACCTGCTGGAGGCCCATGACCTCAACGAGGCCCTGCGGCTGGCCGGCCGCATCCCCCCGGCGCGCTTCGGCACCATCGAGGTGCGCCCGGTGCGGGAGTTGCCTCCCAGAGACGACACAGGAGAGACATCATGAGCTACGTGGATGGTTTCGTGGCCGCCGTGCCGACCGCCAATCGGCAGGCCTATATCGAGCACGCCCGACAGGCGGCGGAGGTCTTCAAGGAATACGGGGCCCTCAAGGTGGTGGAGTGCTGGGGCGACGACGTCCCGGAAGGCGAAGTGAC
The Halomonas sp. M4R1S46 DNA segment above includes these coding regions:
- a CDS encoding YciI family protein, which translates into the protein MQYVALVYYQEQLINAMSEAEWHALNQECVAGVERLTDAGHFVTGRALQPVESATSVRLRDGELLVSDGPFAETKEQLAGFYLLEAHDLNEALRLAGRIPPARFGTIEVRPVRELPPRDDTGETS